The Salvelinus fontinalis isolate EN_2023a unplaced genomic scaffold, ASM2944872v1 scaffold_1472, whole genome shotgun sequence genome has a segment encoding these proteins:
- the LOC129849466 gene encoding uncharacterized protein LOC129849466, whose product MNDSRSESFKLQYELVAKLCPLMVRTIMATTIANQPPTIQEAVMSSENIHVKELCEAGIKPLKENHVPNDSETNIMVRRALSEIESCMIENSDKDSPSLHSTPDVVVDLITKLLHGYELDSEDFASPVSSPTTTLSDVAMDMVVSVLRDMSDSPDVPSALEMTKDLKTPYSRPSSARIVSALCRELEEHMGSPDALRRALSRGSGEMTTAIASAVTREVNRLGSIVPKVSVRPLSSDICLRTDQDKVMVKSRCGSAEVKASQPVYIIVHVEAVMDIIVRLRSLIVPRTQDKLASWTLVEDVTNKLSSALWVRVTNRWREANVCLKATDIFQLVLSVHRKLMQRYGTEEALQKILCHKAPKLHKDIVCLVTNAIMDAPSKLQGTKNLESTLNLKELTALFNEMTTRQSLNEKAEQSSIKTEIEQPEWSTVEQVTSGSSSFIRELILEEVLMKLVKKICRMPKRTNKHQRIQISDLVTELIRLFDDEVAKYLIEEMGSQQKSFNSKMTSKLADAIYTDLGKVKRLKRSLKIDDLFEDQEMLSIVSVIVSHKLLAILKPSVPSETSDLEDSCSDDVEDVESEGVHYATGRKSKMSIVLKDTTDQPEMYIAVDSPPMIKLSKMRKGIRGFFWRVQKAWKRLVTCKSSGSSDG is encoded by the exons ATGAACGACAGCCGCTCTGAGAGCTTTAAGCTACAGTATGAACTGGTTGCGAAGCTTTGTCCTCTGATGGTAAGGACAATCATGGCTACAACCATAGCCAATCAACCACCTACTATTCAAGAAGCAGTGATGTCATCCGAGAACATCCATGTGAAAGAGCTGTGTGAGGCAGGTATCAAACCTCTCAAAGAGAACCATGTACCCAATGACTCTGAGACAAACATCATGGTCAGAAGGGCTTTGAGTGAAATTGAATCCTGTATGATTGAGAACTCTGACAAGGACTCTCCCAGTCTACATTCCACACCAGACGTGGTTGTAGACCTGATCACCAAGCTGCTTCATGGGTATGAGCTTGACTCAGAGGACTTTGCATCACCTGTGTCATCCCCAACCACCACTCTCTCTGATGTGGCAATGGACATGGTGGTTTCTGTCCTTCGGGACATGTCCGATTCCCCAGACGTTCCCTCAGCATTGGAAATGACCAAGGATCTCAAGACGCCGTACTCCCGCCCCTCAAGTGCAAGGATTGTaagtgccctctgcagagagctgGAGGAGCACATGGGCTCTCCTGATGCTTTGAGGCGAGCTTTGAGCCGCGGCAGCGGGGAGATGACAACAGCCATTGCGAGTGCAGTCACCAGGGAAGTCAACCGTCTGGGTTCAATCGTACCCAAAGTCTCTGTCCGGCCGCTCTCCTCAGACATCTGCCTAaggacagaccaggacaaggTCATGGTTAAGAGCCGATGTGGCTCGGCTGAGGTGAAGGCATCCCAACCGGTGTATATTATTGTTCACGTAGAGGCGGTGATGGATATCATTGTCCGGCTGCGGTCTCTGATTGTTCCTCGGACCCAGGATAAACTGGCCAGCTGGACCCTAGTTGAGGATGTGACCAACAAGCTGTCCAGTGCTCTGTGGGTGAGGGTGACTAACAGGTGGAGGGAAGCAAATGTCTGCCTGAAAGCAACAGACATCTTTCAGCTGGTGCTGTCTGTGCATAGAAAGTTGATGCAACGCTATGGCACAGAGGAAGCCCTACAGAAGATACTGTGCCACAAGGCACCCAAGCTGCACAAGGACATTGTCTGTCTTGTCACGAACGCAATTATGGATGCACCATCCAAACTTCAAGGCACCAAAAATCTGGAATCTACACTCAACTTGAAAGAATTGACAGCCTTGTTTAATGAAATGACAACCCGTCAATCTTTGAATGAGAAAGCTGAGCAGAGCAGCATCAAGACTGAGATTGAACAGCCGGAGTGGTCCACTGTGGAACAAGTGACATCCGGTTCCAGCAGCTTCATTAGGGAGCTTATATTAGAAGAAGTCCTGATGAAGCTTGTCAAGAAGATATGCCGTATGCCAAAAAGGACCAACAAACATCAGCGCATCCAGATCAGTGATCTGGTGACTGAGCTGATCCGATTGTTCGATGATGAGGTGGCCAAATATCTGATTGAGGAAATGGGAAGCCAGCAAAAAAGTTTCAATTCTAAGATGACATCGAAGCTGGCAGATGCCATCTACACTGACCTTGGGAAGGTCAAGCGTTTGAAACGCTCCTTGAAAATTGACGATTTATTTGAGGATCAGGAGATGCTTTCCATTGTCTCTGTCATTGTTTCCCACAAGCTACTGGCCATCTTGAAACCCTCAGTGCCCAGCGAGACCTCAGACCTTGAAGACTCATGCAGTGATGATGTGGAGGATGTGGAATCTGAGGGGGTGCATTATGCCACCGGCAGAAAG TCCAAGATGAGCATTGTCCTTAAAGACACTACAGACCAGCCAGAGATGTACATTGCTGTGGATTCTCCACCTATGA TTAAATTATCCAAGATGAGGAAAGGCATCCGGGGCTTCTTCTGGAGAGTCCAGAAGGCCTGGAAACGCTTGGTCACCTGCAAGTCCTCTGGGTCCTCTGATGGGTAG